From the Anopheles stephensi strain Indian chromosome X, UCI_ANSTEP_V1.0, whole genome shotgun sequence genome, the window TCGTTACCAGCAAACGAACTCACAATAACCAGCTCAGAAACGCTAATGTGTCCGATGTGTTGTTACCTTAAACTTTATAAATGTTTTCTCGTACCGAGTTGACGTGTCGTTGACTGAGACGATAGTGTTAATGTTACgttctttttttccgttttacCTTTCCAGGGTGCTACCGATTCCGAGGTGAACTCAACGGAGATATCTACCGATTCGGAGTTTGACGATGAGCAGCCGCAGCGTGTTCCGCCTTCGTTCCATCTGGAGTTTAAACCCCTGGTGGAGGTTGATCCAACGATCAAGCTAGTCCAGAACCGTGCTCCACTGGCCGTTCCCCGGCCAGGCGATTACGTGCTCAGTAAGACTGCCAGCACGGAAGGAATTGCATCGAAGAAGAGTCTGGAGCTGAAGAAGAAATATCTGCTTGGCGAAGGTACGACCGGGCTCGGAATTCTAAAGTCTGGTTCTGCGTCGGCACTTGACTCGAAGTTCAAATCGTTCCACTCGAACATAACCGAGTGCCAGAAGTTGCTGAACCCGGCTGCCCAAATAAGTCCCACGATGCAGACGTTCCTGAAGAACAGTACGACGAACCCTCCGTCGGCTGGGGGCAATCGAACACGAGAAGAATCCTCTACCGTCCCAGCACCACCAACCCTTCCATCGGAGTCTGTTAACGATACGGAGAAGGAGAATGTGTACGAAGGCAAAAGGACCGGCACGGGCAATGTTAACGGTAGCAGTAGTGCATTGGCGTTGGGTGCTAACAAGCGTTCCTCGCTGGTAGAAACGATCAACACCACACTGGTCGAGAACAAGCTGAACGAGATCAAATCGAACGAAAGCTTCGCTGGGAAAGAAGAGCAGAAGtcggaacagcagcagcagccgactGGTACCGATCAGCAACAGGCACGGTCACAAAACTCATCGCCTATTTCCAAGACGAAGCAACCACAGGCGGAACACGACGGTGTTGGCAATGGTCACATTGATCATACGGCTAAACTAAAGAACagcctcaacaacaacaacaataacaataagcgcaacaataacaacaacaacaacaatgggGAGGAAGTGTTGGAAATTATCGATCTCGTTACGCCGGAGAAGGTGAACGATGCAACGCATCGTGACACTGCGGCAAACGAAACCGGTGGCCTAGTGGAGCACAAGTACATCACGAACCTGAAGCACACGTACATCGACCTAACGACTGATTCGCCCAACTGTGATCGTTCACTGGTGGAGACAACGCTCGACTTTAGCATTGCACCGTCGAAGCTCGGTAACGAGCGGCCGACGAATTCTTCGGCCGTGCCGGACATAATCAGCAACATTCGGATCGATAGTAATGAGAATAAAATCGAACAGCATGCAGCCAACACGAACGGTGTGGTGAAGCAGAAGCTGCTGGTGGGTAAAACATCCAATACGCCTCCCGAACAACaagcgcaacagcagcaaggagAGGACGGATGTCACGAAACCACTCTGCAGGTACCGCTGGATGTGCCCTGGACGAAGGAGGAAGAGATTGAATCGGACAGCATTTCGGAATCTGGTTCGAATAGTAGCGAGATCAGTAGTtcaagtagcagcagcagtagcagtagtaccTCGAGCGTAGAGGACATTCCGCACTTCATACTCGATTCTACCACCAGCCCCGAGACGcagaacgatgagcggtttGTGCCACGGTTGGAAGTGCGCGATGCAACCGGCGAGTTGATGCAGATCGACAGCCTAATGATCATCGACGGGCGCTACATCGGCGATCCGGAGGATTTGAAGCTGATGGAGAAGCTACCACCGGACACGCAGATAGCGGCACAGATGCTACAGGCGGAGATCAATCAGGATAGCATTAATACGGTCCTTGAAGGTGAAAGTGCTCTACCGTCGTGTGGCGCGCCGGATGAGGAAGGGAAGCGAATGGATCAGCCCGACGAAAACACCGCGGTGCAAACGAAAAGTGATACGGAGGAAGGTGAATGTGCCAGCACGCCAACACCACTTCCGATGAAGGCGGACCCGGTTTCATCTCTCTCGAACTTTGTCTCGCAACGCAATCCCTGCTTTAAGTTTGATTCGcgtaatgaaaacaaaatcgatACGCTGAAAAATCTCCCATTCGTGCTCGATGCCGATCAGCGTACCTCCTTGCAGAAGTCGATGCATCTAAACCTCAACCCACACAATGCGCCCCCGGTGGACGTTGAAACGGACACGGAGCAAACGCCGATGGCTGGTGAGGTACCGGGTGGAACATTGCTTGCCTCACCGACGGTGCCCCCGTACACGAAGCGGGGTGCACCGGATGCGGACTCTGACTCGCAGGATGACACGGAAGTGACAACGCAGAACAATCTTACCGAAACGGAACTATCCGACTGGGCAGCGGATGACGCAGTGTCGGAGAACTTTGTCGATCTGGAATTTGCGCTCAACTCCAACAAAGGCACCATCAGGCGAAATCACAAACCAAAGCATCCGCGGCTGCAGCACAAAAAGCTACCGAGCAGCAGTAATGGTGGGGATGGAGCGGCGATGGTACGATCCGTACCGGCCTCTTACACAGCCGCCAGCATGCAGCCTCGCAATGGAATCACTGCCACCGAGGACGGCATTATACGAAACCTGGCGCTGGAAGATATCGAATTTATGGACACAGGGTCGGAGGAGGAAAGTTGTATCGAGACGTACTCCACCACGAATCGGATGATGCTGAAGAATCGAGGTTACATGGAAATCATGGACCCGACGGTAGAATCCAAACGTGCCGTATACCCTCCATTAAGTCACGCGTACGGCACGGGTCAGCCAAAGTTGGTGGAAGCGATCAACAATCAAATTGCTGGTCGGCCGCAGATGGACTACATCGAGCAGGGTTCGTATCTGCTCGCTAACGATGACGCGAAAACGCCCATGAACGAGGAACCGCTCGGGAAAATTACCTTTTCCACGCTCGCTAGTCAAAACATAAAGCTTGGCGAGCAGGTCTGCTCCGTCGAGTGTGCGCCCGATATCGAGGAGGATAGTCTGCTGTTGATAAGCTCCTCCCAGGGTACGGCCCCGGGTACGACAACGAACAGTACCGCGACAAACGACGAAAGTGACGCACTAACGATGGTAGTGGCAGCACCATCCACTGCCACCGGGCACGAACCAGATCCGGCGAACCCGAACGCCGGTAGCACCAGTGGTCGAGGTAGCGCTACTTCGTACAGCTCATCGCTTCACTGCGGTGGAGCGATTAACAGCAATGGCCATAGCAGTACTGCTGCTGATCGTACACCCGATCCGGAACTGGCAGCGAAATCCAACTCCCGCTCGCGAGACGAAAGCCCGGCGAGGAAAATTTCCGTCGAATCGCTATCCGGCAAACGGAGCAGCCTGGAGCGCAAGGACGTACGGAAGGATTCGCTCAAAGGCATCGAAGACATCGGGTACGAGAAGTACGTGAAGCGTTTGCAGCAAAAGATTCAACAGATCAGCAATGCGCGCGATTCGCTCGAGGTAAAGAAGGGTAAGCGAAAGTCTTCCAAGGGTGAGATGGTGCTGACGCTTTCGGAAGCGAACAGGGAAGGGATGGACGAGCAGGAGTGTGACGGTGCTGCGTCCGGTTCCACCGGGCAGCAGGCAGAGCTTTTTACGCCcgatcagcagcagaagcTGGGAACCGTTTCGTCCTCTGCCGTCCTCGAACCGGACACACCACAACCGAAGAGTGTGGAGAAAAAGATTGAAGAGATCACGAAAGAGCGCGTAAAGCAGAAGGATCTCATACATGATCTAGTCATGGATAAGCTGCAAACGAAGAAGCAGCTGAACGCGGAAAAGCGTCTCAACCGCAGCCGTAACCGTAGCAATGTCCTAGTCGGCCAGAGTAGTAATGGTGGTGCCAATGGTGCAGCGGTGGAATCCGTCGGCGATTCACCAACTGCGGCGACAGCCGCCAGCTTCCGGTCTGGAGGTGGGGCTTCGCTAAAGGAGTTGGAACGAACGCCACTACCGGTTAGCAATCAGAGTAACGTGTACAGTAGCGTTATGTCAATGCGCGCCTTGCCCTCCTCAGCAGTGCTGAGCAGCAGTGCCTGCGACGCGTTGAAGGAAAACATTGGCTTTGCGAATGGCAAATCAGCACCGCATCCTCACCCGGACCAGCTCTTGGCATCCGCGgcctaccagcagcagctaatAACGCCCCGCAATGCGGCCGGTACGTTTGGCGACGGTGAGCAACCGCTAACTACGGAGCAGCTGCGCGAGGAGGCACGTTCACGGGCACGGCTAAAATCTAACCAGGATTTGGGTCTGTCGCCCGAAGATCGGTTACTGCTGTTGCGCAAAAAGTATCACATCACGATGCGCGGACTcaccgatgacgatgacgtGGACGCGATTGATCCGAACAAATCGGACGATGCGAAATGTAAGGATCAGGCGCGTACGAAGCTCATCACCTCCAAGAGCGTTAACGATGTATCGATGttgaagcaacagcagcagcagtctcTATCCTCGctgcatcaccatcaccatcaccaccatcatcatcaccaaccgGGACTGCTGGTAACGAGCACCAGCAGCATTGCAAAGGTGGACCCATCCGTGTCCGCTGGAGAACTACAGCACAGTACGCCGAAAAAGCTGACCGACTACATCTCCGACCCGAACCTGATGCATACGAGCACGATTGAGCAGGACACCGGTTCGGAGGTACGCTTGCGCACCCGTGGCAAACGGGGCAAGGATCGCGAACGGCGCAAAAGCATCATCGAGAAGGTATCGGAGTTTTTCAACGGTcgcaaaaaaacggaaaatggcGGCAGTAAGGAGTCGTCACCGACCAAGGATCGGCCAACACTGCTCACTGCCAACGGTGGTCCGTCTGATTCTGTACCCGGCGCTGGCTCATCCACTAGCGGTGGAGGAGGCTTCTTGCGGTTTAAAATCTCACCAAAGCTGAAGGACAAATCAAAGGTACGTTTGCGGGAGGTTTTGTCAGGGAATCCTTGGAGATGCGCGGGACACGAgactggtgatggtggtgattgcCTTTCCACGGTGACGGTCAACGCTACAAAAAAGCTCATGCTCTCGCTTGATTGATTTAGTGACATATTTGTGATCATTTTCATTGTCtgcgttttgtttctcttctccCACAGTCATGCTTTGATATGAGGAACATTAGTTGTGGTGTAAGCGCTTTTTTTAGTTTtgggttatttttttttgttcgttgctttgtttgtttgttcgattGTTGCTAGTTGTGCATTGTTTTAGGAGtatatttaatgttattcacTTAGTTTCATTCTGCATTCTGGTTTTGATTGGATGTTTGAATTGCATGCTATATTGTGTTAATGTTTTTTCTTAGGTTAACAGCATGTTGTTTACTGAACactctatattttttttagctaaaacagttttgttttctgttgtaAAAAGATTACCTTAAAATTACTTAAAGGAATTAGAAGTTCTAATggtacaggggttttcagttgataataTAAAAGCATCGATCTTTTtggcttcagatgacaggggaAGCAATaaccttttattgtgaagttaccagatgatattgtaataTTGTAGCcgatgatattgtacacggCCTGTCAGCACTCGTGTAAGTGCGTCACCTACCGTTTTTAGCGCAGGATGTAAGATTGTCACACGCTCTTGTTTTGAAGTTCTTTGTGTTtggaaatcgaaaaaaaatattgctatTGAATATCAAAACACTGATTCCTGGCGTAAAATTACAATTCGTATACAACCGATTTTCTGCATTTACAGCTCAATTTTACAGCCCGCGTTTATACCTTTGAATTACGTTCCCCTACCCCATCGCTGACAGGTCGTGTACAATATATCATCGGCCTcgattacaatatcatctggtaaCTGCACAATAAATCCCCTGTCATATGAAGCCGTTCCCATGTCATCGAGCTTTTtaccatcttcttcttcttcttccttggcacaaaacctcgagaggtttcggcctgtcatttctggctttctgtgacttaattttacccgtagtaaagtagtcagccttacgtgcAGGGagtcggtctggatgggatttgaaccccagccctgcccgtgtgaagaccggcgccgctgtcgcctcggccaccggatcgccccaatttaatttttaccattttatgaaaatattttacaaaaaggATCGAATCGTTTATATTATCAAcagaaaaaccctgtaaaaaaatatatacaaaGAGTATACTTTCCAAATTGGCTTTCTTCAATATGTTTTCTTTCTATAGATCTTCTTTACTACAATTTAACTCAGTTGTCCGCCAACTCTTATAGAAGAATCGTTATAACCATGTGTATAATTTTGAATATATCACACTAAATGAGCACTTGTGCAATGTTGAATGTATTATAACAGTcagataaatatttttttagcaagcgtaaaatacaaaaaataatgttaaaaCCATTTAAATACTCAAACTCAAAATAGATAATATTTTCATACCCATAAACGCCACTTGATAATTTCTAAAGAAAATGTGCTAATGTGCTTAAAGCTTCTAAAAAAGATTTTCTACTTATCATTTAATTGAAACACAGGGtaaaaaaatgctataaataagcttaaaatttaatttgcccTTAATGTTGCCTTAATCTAACCCTTAAGTGCCAGTTATCGCATTACcaatacatttttattttctaacgTAGATTTTACATatattttcttgttttattttagttgTGTTGTTGCTCGACTAACTCACTTTGATGTACATATAAAATAGCCGGTTATCGCTAGCTAGTAAAACCACtcttacacacgcacacacacacacacaaagtagAGAAGTAAAGTTAACCAAACAAGTTCGGTTTGAGTTCGGTTGTACACGTATCTGGTTCGAAAAAGGCGTACGAATCTTATTAATCCCTATTTTTCTCCCCGGTGCCAAACTGACTCGCCAGACAAAGGAGAGTTCCCCGTATGGAAGGTGCGCTTCGGACGATTGCCTGAACAGTAACGTACCGAATGGTTTgccaacgacgacggccaACGTATCGCCCGTTGCAGCTGCTGGGGTCGATATGAATGCGGTCTATGTGCACCACAACAGCTACACACCGATCGGGCGTAAGGAAGCGGAAGAGCTGGAACCACCACCAATTCCACCGCTTCCGCTTAACTACGAGCGCTCGGATGGTAGGTAGAAGAGGGAAAATCCCATTCGTTTAAGATATTATGCAGaaagttaatttaattttcaattcatttaCAGACGAAGCGGGTGCCGCCAACGAATCGAAAAacgaaatgaagaaaataCGTGCAATGTCCAAAACATCGAGGCAAGCGGAATTGAAAAGGTAGTGTGCTTAGCGGCATGACGAAAGTGGAACTCAGTACTAATTGCAAACTCCCCTTGCCCTCTTTACCCATCCACAGACTGAGAATTGCTCAAGAGATACAACGAGAACAGGAAGAAATAGACGTAAAGATCAAAGATCTGGAAACGCGCGGCGTAGAAATCGAGAAGGAGCTTCGGGGCGAGAGTGAAACTCTCAAGAAAGGCAACGCCACCAATCTGGGTGCTAACGACGACGGGCTGGTGAAGGAATGGTTAGAAATCATGAGCAGCATCACGCGGCTGAAGGTGCGGGACGACGAGCTCAGCATACGGCAGCAGGAGCTACAGCTCGAACATCGGCACGCGCAACTAAAGGAAGAGCTCAACATGCGGTTGTCATACGGTAGTAAGTACTCGGGCAGGCGcacgctgccatagcgccggGGGAAGGAAATTTTGATTAATCACACCCTTTACGCTTTCCCTTCCATTGCGCAGAGCTTGATAAGAACTCTTCGGACGTTGCTGCCGAGGGTGCGATCCTGAACGAGATGCTTGAAATCGTGGCCAAACGGCAGGCGCTGCGGCCATCGCCCGATACGAAGGCGACGGCGGCCGCTGTCGCGGCGGTTGCTGCCGGTGCGACCCTATCATCCAAACCGAACGCACCGAACACCACCTTCACTGCCCGGATGCCTAAAGATACCGATGTAAGCATTAAAgctttattttcttccaaatttttcccACTCCTCATTTGTGGCGTAATTTGCTGTGTGGCCTGTTGCTTAGTAGTAGTCGGATCCATCACCTTTACAAGCTAGTGCTATCCAACAGTACGAGAACGATGTACAGAGAATGGAGTAATGCGCATTTAGTCTTTAGTATTTAGTCAACGGTCATTGCACGATgcacagttttctttttttgctaacATGCACATGTAGATAAAAGCACAACCAGATCACCCTTTTCAATTGTAAAACCACGCACggctaaacacacacacacactcacaaacaaaaaccaaattaTCACCTGCCTTTATTTCTTACACTGTACATTAGATACGCACGATCCGTGAAGTCATCTTACCGCTCGAATGTggtatattatttaaattattccgTTAGATTcagtttatttttcgtttttttttctcgcactAACCATGTAACAAAAGTTATTGTTTACGTActtgaaaaaatatatatattctCTTTAATTAATAACAGCAATAAtaatttcgttttcttttattttagaTGTTTAAGTGTGTTTGTATTCGTACGCATGTTgcacaatttttgtttttattttaaacattttctgcACTTTTTTTCCCTAGCGTTACACATTATTCAGACTGGAACATACACACAtttaacaaaacgaaacaaagataaatatattttttagtaTTTGTAGCGTTAAAATACAGTGCCTAACAGCACAATAAGGCCACCAGTTTTTTTGAGAATTAATTTGAAGCCATAGGTAAATATGGCGTTTTGCAATGGTGTAGATAGTAAAAACAAAGGTTTTTTTCATAGTTTTttgtaaatatatatatatttttacgCACActaacaaatattttttcattggtTTGAAAATTGCATCATGTAACACAACTAAAAGGCCACTTACGAAAATCCATCGTTTTCGAAATATTcgtaaaaaaatgaatgaCGAAATGCTCCCATAGAAACAACAGGGGTTGAGCGCCCCATTTACTTTACAGACACAGActgcaggatttttttttatatttcctaAAATTCTGATTATGTCTAAATTTAATATATTGTTTTCTTTGGTTTTCGAACTTCACGATGCATTGAAAGCAATTCATATCCCATAAATAGCCATTTCTGACTGCATTTACAAAGCTGCACAATACTTATTATGGGTACTGTGCCAGGAATGTAAATACatattttgaaaaatgatttttgataaaaagCTGGGATCTAAAGAATTGCaagaaaaaatactaaaaataaaaatataataattttTGCATAAAAACTCCAATTATTGCATGCCGAGGTTTACTGAATCTTTCAACAAatctttaaaaattgtttttacaTTGTTTATgagcgtcaagccgtcatatgtaaataaataataaataacttTGCAAAACATCATACTTACCTACCTATACCTtcaaattttctatttttttattattaggGCCGGCCTGACCATATTGCTaacattttctagtttttaCAAAAAATCTAGTGGTCTTATTGTTCTGTTCCGCACTGTAGGTCATTCCAGGTCTAGTACACTAATCACACCAACCTAGCAATACTATCTATACTACTACTTAGTTAAACAATTGCCTGAGGATTGATGAAGCGAAGAGTTGCCTGCTGGGCTGGAGCTACTGCTCAATCCTATAAGACTAGTCGTACGAACATTGTATGGAATTCGACGGATAAGGTTGAGAGACAGTTTGGACTGTACCATTCCATATCATGTTCGTACGATCGAGAAGTAACTCCAGCCTTAGTCCGACCTTATCGGTCAAATCTGATGCAATGTACTAGCCATATACGACCAAGGCTGGAGT encodes:
- the LOC118506709 gene encoding F-actin-monooxygenase Mical isoform X4 — encoded protein: MSEEFVVDHERAAMATEMFLHFCAATTMKQIRGLYWNMLDTIGLRPGPLNEFYPKLKATIRDWRAQALFKKFDARAAHKVYSKGKAATNTRVLIVGAGPCGLRTAIDAQLLGAKVVVVEKRDRISRNNVLHLWPFIIHDLKALGAKKFYGKFCAGSIDHISIRQLQCILLKVALLLGVEMHEGVSFVKEIEPGDGCGWRASVSPEDHAVSHYEFDVLIGADGKRNTLEGFQRKEFRGKLAIAITANFINKRTEAEAMVEEISGVAFIFDQPFFKALYEKTGCDLENIVYYKDDTHYFVMTAKKHSLLHRGVIIKDLSDPAELLAPSNVDKPKLYEYARDAANFATKYQMPNLEFAVNHYGTPDVAVFDFTSIFAAHNSCKVTVRKNYRLLSCLVGDSLLEPFWPTGSGCARGFLSSMDAAYAIKLFANPKNSLLATIAQRESVYRLLGQTTPENLNRAFGAYTLDPSTRYQNLNKSSVQIAQVKHLLDTDDPVLLEQTFFDSNAIASSVTPATELPVKRKRRTIDVVPLGATLLRWLKGQLKDSGFVQELNEPTECFTNGKVLCTLIHRYRPDLVNLEELTDFSADVCNEHAFNIFENQLGIPRVMSGQESVTLSGVDPKVWLNYLEQICDVFRGEIPHVKHIKLDYAEFKQKQESNVDAWAKLGRMAAVQRMAAIASGVRPGENDLGSKDVIPTAAASSASFGPRGNAKNYYHPNAEEERYKRGHGGVASPQNDTMRRMRKRRSNEKSGNIEERTRRLQEIEANRLDRQSKRREQRAQQTQNFYKSIHMLQANTLLRESDNAGAFDDYSLYLYRQSAPQFNDRVRELELKLRYPDRDRGLAAAYPRGLNDGDQFSDRVRSMEQRIDGKTVPVVEKKPKDLLRAIGKIDSSDWNVKEIERKIEQSKKTTDIGKSRERVPNWNREQFLARQNRLMQPQDDEKYKEIDSSLKAIDKQLKEGHNLDLGERGKNKVALIAGQLQTSKQAQAKQSQQQQQQQPPSVQQQQQQQKSNQKALVLTTSGVAEKCHFCKQRVYLMEKISAEGLTLHRSCLKCHHCHTILRLGSYAFDRDDTEGRFYCTQHFKLPAKTLKPASRKSQAKSRVSGPVIGRVYDASDAGVRVGTVGTSSIPAELGSSTVDYLARTRTPDNDDSDGEVNMEVIDENEWTDRNFGTESEVSEAELSSSDESDTDSESDYEETAGSPLGAQTLQLASEWISDKRFSNMVDSDADFYSYSSEDDDADSQTEGEELARAREMRRQEVKLMPPPTLPTDTETEGATDSEVNSTEISTDSEFDDEQPQRVPPSFHLEFKPLVEVDPTIKLVQNRAPLAVPRPGDYVLSKTASTEGIASKKSLELKKKYLLGEGTTGLGILKSGSASALDSKFKSFHSNITECQKLLNPAAQISPTMQTFLKNSTTNPPSAGGNRTREESSTVPAPPTLPSESVNDTEKENVYEGKRTGTGNVNGSSSALALGANKRSSLVETINTTLVENKLNEIKSNESFAGKEEQKSEQQQQPTGTDQQQARSQNSSPISKTKQPQAEHDGVGNGHIDHTAKLKNSLNNNNNNNKRNNNNNNNNGEEVLEIIDLVTPEKVNDATHRDTAANETGGLVEHKYITNLKHTYIDLTTDSPNCDRSLVETTLDFSIAPSKLGNERPTNSSAVPDIISNIRIDSNENKIEQHAANTNGVVKQKLLVGKTSNTPPEQQAQQQQGEDGCHETTLQVPLDVPWTKEEEIESDSISESGSNSSEISSSSSSSSSSSTSSVEDIPHFILDSTTSPETQNDERFVPRLEVRDATGELMQIDSLMIIDGRYIGDPEDLKLMEKLPPDTQIAAQMLQAEINQDSINTVLEGESALPSCGAPDEEGKRMDQPDENTAVQTKSDTEEGECASTPTPLPMKADPVSSLSNFVSQRNPCFKFDSRNENKIDTLKNLPFVLDADQRTSLQKSMHLNLNPHNAPPVDVETDTEQTPMAGEVPGGTLLASPTVPPYTKRGAPDADSDSQDDTEVTTQNNLTETELSDWAADDAVSENFVDLEFALNSNKGTIRRNHKPKHPRLQHKKLPSSSNGGDGAAMVRSVPASYTAASMQPRNGITATEDGIIRNLALEDIEFMDTGSEEESCIETYSTTNRMMLKNRGYMEIMDPTVESKRAVYPPLSHAYGTGQPKLVEAINNQIAGRPQMDYIEQGSYLLANDDAKTPMNEEPLGKITFSTLASQNIKLGEQVCSVECAPDIEEDSLLLISSSQGTAPGTTTNSTATNDESDALTMVVAAPSTATGHEPDPANPNAGSTSGRGSATSYSSSLHCGGAINSNGHSSTAADRTPDPELAAKSNSRSRDESPARKISVESLSGKRSSLERKDVRKDSLKGIEDIGYEKYVKRLQQKIQQISNARDSLEVKKGKRKSSKGEMVLTLSEANREGMDEQECDGAASGSTGQQAELFTPDQQQKLGTVSSSAVLEPDTPQPKSVEKKIEEITKERVKQKDLIHDLVMDKLQTKKQLNAEKRLNRSRNRSNVLVGQSSNGGANGAAVESVGDSPTAATAASFRSGGGASLKELERTPLPVSNQSNVYSSVMSMRALPSSAVLSSSACDALKENIGFANGKSAPHPHPDQLLASAAYQQQLITPRNAAGTFGDGEQPLTTEQLREEARSRARLKSNQDLGLSPEDRLLLLRKKYHITMRGLTDDDDVDAIDPNKSDDAKCKDQARTKLITSKSVNDVSMLKQQQQQSLSSLHHHHHHHHHHHQPGLLVTSTSSIAKVDPSVSAGELQHSTPKKLTDYISDPNLMHTSTIEQDTGSEVRLRTRGKRGKDRERRKSIIEKVSEFFNGRKKTENGGSKESSPTKDRPTLLTANGGPSDSVPGAGSSTSGGGGFLRFKISPKLKDKSKTKESSPYGRCASDDCLNSNVPNGLPTTTANVSPVAAAGVDMNAVYVHHNSYTPIGRKEAEELEPPPIPPLPLNYERSDDEAGAANESKNEMKKIRAMSKTSRQAELKRLRIAQEIQREQEEIDVKIKDLETRGVEIEKELRGESETLKKGNATNLGANDDGLVKEWLEIMSSITRLKVRDDELSIRQQELQLEHRHAQLKEELNMRLSYGKLDKNSSDVAAEGAILNEMLEIVAKRQALRPSPDTKATAAAVAAVAAGATLSSKPNAPNTTFTARMPKDTDI